From Brienomyrus brachyistius isolate T26 chromosome 18, BBRACH_0.4, whole genome shotgun sequence, one genomic window encodes:
- the nox1 gene encoding NADPH oxidase 1, which translates to MGNWIINHGLSAFILIVWMGINIFLFVYYYLLYNTDESFFYTRHILSAALPWARAPAAVLNFNCMLILLPVCRNLLSLIRGSFMCCGRSLRKSLDKNITFHKCVAYMIALMTAVHTIAHLLNLEWFNNSRDGEYDTLSTTLSDLEDSENETYLNPIRSTSTTPTYVAFTTIAGLTGVVITLALILMITSSMEVIRRSYFEVFWYTHHLFIVFFVGLVFHGAGRIVRHLDTTDPPHNISFCKDQPLNWGNIPECPIPQFEGGFPQTWKWVLGPMILYLCERVLRFIRYMQPVMYRKIVMRPSKVLELQLVKNGFKMEVGQYVFLNCPAVSQLEWHPFTLTSAPEEDFFSVHIRSMGDWTANLISVLEKLPEGSQGPKMAVDGPFGTASEDVFDYEVSMLIGCGIGVTPFASILKSIWYKFKESNPNLRTRKIYFYWLCRETHAFEWFADLLQVLEKEMTEREMRHFLTYNLYLTGWDSSHAAHVTVHFDKDTDVITGLKQKTHYGRPNWDKVFEQICNENPSSTVGTFLCGPEELAKRLERKCVEYSDVDPRKTRFYFNKENF; encoded by the exons ATGGGCAACTGGATCATAAACCATGGACTGTCCGCTTTCATACTG ATTGTATGGATGGGGATCAATATATTCCTGTTTGTGTACTATTACCTGTTATATAACACTGATGAGTCATTTTTCTATACACGCCACATTCTATCG GCAGCGCTGCCCTGGGCGCGCGCTCCCGCCGCTGTCCTCAACTTCAACTGCATGCTGATCCTGCTGCCTGTGTGCCGCAACCTACTCTCTCTGATTCGGGGTTCGTTCATG TGTTGCGGAAGATCTCTAAGAAAATCGCTGGACAAAAACATTACGTTCCATAAGTGTGTGGCGTACATGATCGCATTAATGACAG CTGTGCACACTATTGCTCATTTGCTAAACCTGGAGTGGTTCAATAATAGCCGGGATGGAGAGTATGACACTCTGAGCACGACACTGTCGGATCTTGAAGACTCGGAAAATGAGACCTACCTCAATCCCATCCGCTCAACCTCCACT ACACCAACCTACGTAGCATTTACTACCATCGCTGGGCTCACGGGAGTCGTCATTACCCTGGCACTCATCCTCATGATCACCTCATCCATGGAGGTCATCCGGCGTAGCTACTTTGAGGTCTTCTGGTACACCCACCATCTCTTCATCGTTTTCTTTGTAGGGCTGGTCTTCCATGGAGCTGG GCGTATCGTACGACATTTAGATACTACTGATCCACCACACAACATTTCCTTCTGCAAAGATCAGCCTCTGAACTGGGGCAACATTCCGGAATGTCCCATTCCTCAGTTTGAGGGGGGGTTTCCTCAG ACTTGGAAGTGGGTATTAGGGCCTATGATTCTATACCTTTGCGAGCGCGTCCTGCGCTTCATCCGCTACATGCAGCCTGTAATGTACAGGAAA ATCGTAATGCGTCCATCCAAAGTGCTGGAACTGCAACTAGTGAAGAACGGCTTCAAGATGGAAGTGGGCCAGTATGTTTTCCTCAACTGCCCAGCCGTCTCACAGCTGGAGTGGCACCCATTCACTCTGACTTCCGCTCCGGAAGAGGATTTCTTCAGCGTGCACATCCGCTCTATGGGGGACTGGACTGCGAATCTTATCAGTGTGCTAGAGAAACTACCAGAAGGGAGCCAAGGACCCAa AATGGCAGTGGATGGGCCATTTGGCACTGCCAGTGAAGATGTGTTTGATTATGAGGTCAGCATGCTGATTGGCTGCGGAATTGGCGTCACACCCTTTGCGTCCATCTTGAAATCCATTTGGTACAAGTTCAAGGAATCAAATCCAAATCTGCGCACAAGAAAG ATATACTTCTACTGGCTCTGCAGGGAAACACATGCATTCGAATGGTTTGCAGACCTCTTGCAAGTGTTGGAGAAGGAAATGACAGAGCGAGAGATGAGACACTTCCTCACATACAACCTGTACCTCACTGGATGGGACTCCAGCCAT GCTGCACACGTCACGGTTCATTTTGACAAAGACACAGACGTAATCACAGGtttgaaacagaaaacacactATGGCAGACCAAACTGGGACAAGGTATTCGAACAAATCTGCAACGAAAATCCTTC GTCAACCGTAGGCACATTCTTATGTGGCCCTGAGGAATTGGCCAAGAGGTTGGAGAGAAAATGTGTGGAGTATTCAGATGTGGACCCTCGAAAAACAAGGTTTTACTTCAACAAAGAGAACTTCTAA
- the si:dkey-251i10.3 gene encoding U3 small nucleolar RNA-associated protein 14 homolog A, producing the protein MAKSKVKHAVKAPIPSSTSVKKNQLSYDDDEDELFEDDTVISASEDEGGSDDERKHRKLLEAIGSLDGKKRRKLAERSEASLQVSEFTVSAEGAGEKIRLCDLLGRMDQVPSAVSKTKKQLKNLQNQKDTVELPLSRQQTEKIQREAAYEKATKTVSQWQPVVEQNKRAEQLVFPLNQEPSGPKRVEQVVVGWKAQTPLEQEIFRLLHKNMQPVHDPVLTPLEEASLKAMSLEEAKIRRAELQKARALQSYYEAKARRERKIKSKKYHKVLKKAKRKEFLREFEEMRESNPAAALEELKKMELARMQERMSLKHQNSGKWAKSKAIMAKYDTEARKAMQQQLEMNKELTQKLVVPSEEEEVEQEEAEVLPDFVNEAQSVTDPANPWMTGRLTQESSEPGDNEDEPMTGDKSQLGGVPEEEEEEEEHLDDEEVLLRQFDEKRKLRQLEKEGLVPSLLLPDTDTLEEKEEPVVDSSEDENEEDVSEFNSLFLKVVKDRCRAPVGETKKPESKGTEKEEPALLEEGPTRVVTLEDMDRLLSQEGSGEDSEMANQVVSPPPAVRSSGTTSQQGEKSKKNKRKKVIDCNKVLTKETRALEVPLLPTVIDDEENEVDQKLIIKEAFAGDDVVSDFLKEKRQQEEAGKPKVVDLTLPGWGEWGGVGLKPSRRKRRRFRVKVAPPPPRQDEKLPTVIISEKRDSSVAAHQVSQLPFPFENPKQFERSICTPIGNTWNTPRTVQKFTAPKVISRMGAVIEPISREDSLGGKTQSTTGKAPDIQLPTGGAKGKGSHKERKRGRLDPSQPSKAKKSKAQAE; encoded by the exons ATGGCAAAGAGCAAAGTTAAACACGCTGTAAAGGCTCCTATACCTTCAAG CACGAGTGTGAAGAAGAACCAGTTGTCATATGACGATGATGAAGATGAATTATTTGAGGATGATACTGTTATCAGTGCAAGCGAAGATGAG GGCGGAAGCGATGATGAAAGGAAACATCGCAAACTCCTGGAAGCAATTGGCTCCCTGGATGGAAAGAAAAG GAGGAAACTGGCTGAGCGATCAGAGGCAAGTCTGCAGGTGTCTGAGTTCACTGTCAGCGCTGAAG GTGCTGGGGAAAAAATCAGGTTGTGTGACCTGCTGGGTAGGATGGACCAAGTCCCTTCTGCTGTCAGTAAAACCAAGAAACAGCTGAAGAATCTACAGAATCAGAAGGACACTGTGGAACTGCCTCTAAGTCGGCAGCAGACCGAGAAG ATCCAAAGAGAGGCGGCGTATGAAAAGGCGACAAAGACCGTTTCTCAGTGGCAGCCTGTGGTGGAACAGAACAAAAGAGCTGAACAACTGGTTTTCCCTTTGAACCAGGAGCCTTCTGGCCCAAAGCGTGTGGAGCAAGTGGTAGTTGGATGGAAG GCACAGACTCCATTAGAACAGGAGATATTCAGGCTTCTACATAAGAACATGCAGCCTGTCCATGATCCTGTTCTGACACCCTTAGAGGAGGCGTCCCTGAAGGCCATGAGCCTGGAAGAG GCAAAGATCCGTCGTGCTGAGCTGCAGAAGGCCAGAGCTCTCCAGTCCTACTATGAGGCGAAAGCCAGACGGGAGAGGAAGATAAAAAGCAAAAA GTATCACAAGGTGCTGAAGAAAGCGAAGCGCAAGGAGTTTCTGCGAGAGTTTGAGGAAATGCGCGAGTCTAACCCAGCGGCTGCCCTCGAGGAGCTGAAGAAGATGGAGTTGGCCAGGATGCAG GAAAGGATGTCGCTGAAGCACCAGAACAGCGGGAAGTGGGCAAAGTCAAAGGCGATCATGGCCAAATATGATACAGAG GCTCGCAAGGCCATGCAGCAGCAGCTGGAGATGAATAAGGAACTGACCCAGAAGCTCGTAGTGCCCTCagaagaggaggaggtggagcaggaggaggcGGAGGTGCTGCCGGATTTTGTTAATGAAGCTCAGTCCGTTACTGACCCCGCCAATCCCTGGATGACGGGCAGGCTGACCCAAGAATCCTCAGAACCAGGGGACAATGAGGATGAGCCAATGACGGGGGACAAGAGTCAGCTAGGGGGAGTGcccgaggaagaggaggaagaggaggaacatTTGGACGATGAGGAAGTCCTGTTAAGGCAGTTTGACGAGAAACGAAAGTTGCGGCAATTGGAAAAGGAGGGCTTGGTGCCGTCTCTACTGCTGCCGGATACAG ACACTTTGGAAGAAAAGGAAGAACCTGTGGTAGACAGCTCTGAGGATGAGAATGAGGAAGATGTTTCGGAGTTCAACAGCCTTTTTCTGAAGGTGGTGAAAGATCGCTGTCGGGCACCAGTGGGTGAGACGAAAAAGCCAGAATCAAAGGGAACAGAGAAGGAAGAACCAGCCTTGCTGGAAGAAGGACCAACACGAGTCGTGACCCTGGAGGATATGGACCGCCTCCTCAGTCAAGAAGGTTCCGGAGAGGATAGTGAAATGGCAAACCAGGtggtctctccccccccagcaGTGCGATCTAGTGGAACTACAAGCCAGCAGGGGGAAAAGTCgaaaaagaataaaagaaaaaaagtaattgaCTGCAATAAAGTGCTGACAAAAGAAACGCGAGCTCTGGAGGTGCCTCTACTCCCTACAGTCATTGATGACGAGGAG AATGAGGTGGATCAGAAGTTGATTATAAAGGAGGCGTTTGCTGGGGACGATGTGGTGTCGGACTTCCTGAAGGAGAAGAGGCAGCAGGAGGAGGCGGGCAAGCCGAAGGTGGTGGACCTGACCCTGCCCGGTTGGGGAGAGTGGGGCGGAGTCGGCCTCAAACCTTCACGCAGGAAACGCAGAAG GTTTCGTGTAAAAGTTGCTCCCCCTCCTCCAAGACAGGATGAGAAGCTTCCCACCGTCATAATCTCAGAGAAAAGGGATTCTTCAGTGGCTGCTCATCAG gtcagtcagctgCCGTTCCCCTTTGAGAACCCGAAACAGTTCGAGCGTAGCATATGCACGCCCATCGGCAACACGTGGAACACCCCACGTACCGTGCAGAAATTCACAGCCCCGAAGGTTATCAGCCGAATGGGAGCCGTCATAGAGCCCATTTCCCGGGAAGACAGCCTCGGTGGCAAGACGCAGTCGACCACAGGGAAGGCGCCGGACATTCAGCTGCCAACAGGCGGCGCCAAGGGCAAAGGGTCACATAAagagaggaagcggggacggctGGACCCCTCACAGCCAAGCAAAGCCAAGAAGTCAAAGGCACAAGCTGAATAG